In Schistosoma mansoni, WGS project CABG00000000 data, supercontig 0455, strain Puerto Rico, whole genome shotgun sequence, one DNA window encodes the following:
- a CDS encoding ribosomal protein S9, putative — translation MQTVCNQPKEKPKAVQVFGRKKTATAVAHCKLGSGTIRVNGRPLDVLEPRPLLPKLMEPILLLGKHGLSNLDIRVRVSGGGRVAQIYAVRQAIAKSVVAFHQKYVDECSKNMIKEKFVQYDRSLLVADPRRCEPKKFGGSGARARYQKSYR, via the exons ATGCAGACTGTATGCAACCAACCGAAAGAGAAACCCAAGGCCGTACAAGTGTTTGGACGGAAG AAAACAGCAACAGCTGTCGCTCACTGTAAACTCGGATCCGGAACCATCAGAGTGAACGGCAGACCATTAGATGTACTGGAACCACGTCCTTTGTTGCCCAAACTAATGGAGCCCATCTTACTACTTGGAAAACACGGATTATCTAACTTGGACATCAGAGTTCGGGTCAGTGGTGGTGGTCGAGTGGCTCAGATATATGCTGTCAGGCAAGCTATTGCTAAGTCAGTGGTAGCATTCCATCAAAAATACGTTGATGAATGTTCAAAAAATATGATTAAGGAGAAGTTCGTTCAGTATGATAGAAGCTTGTTAGTCGCTGATCCAAGAAGGTGTGAACCAAAAAAGTTTGGTGGCTCCGGAGCTCGTGCAAGATACCAGAAATCATACCGTTAA